The proteins below come from a single Chryseobacterium bernardetii genomic window:
- a CDS encoding alpha/beta hydrolase has protein sequence MSIKNILLVIGLVLGLQLFKAQEQWILKSEFMSKPDTVLIFKPETYNKTEKYPLVYLLHGYSENYRQWSQTASLHRFSDQYKMIIVCPDGFTTWYINSPYDKGARAEDFFFKELVPKVHKNFNIDKKNIFISGLSMGGYGAIRYFLLHQDYFNTAGSTSGAFSLDPDIMRNASLQFFNTERITDDLNKILGSPDEWKQYNISTLLKTYNKGNPFLIDCGLEDILYPSTIEIRNIADSLKIPITFISQPGNHNTKYWRNSIEQHLVFFRQHFK, from the coding sequence ATGAGTATAAAAAATATTCTGCTGGTTATTGGTCTTGTACTAGGCCTGCAACTCTTCAAAGCGCAGGAACAATGGATCCTGAAATCGGAATTTATGTCAAAACCGGATACTGTACTTATTTTCAAACCTGAAACCTATAACAAGACAGAGAAGTATCCATTAGTCTATTTATTACACGGATACAGTGAAAATTATCGTCAATGGTCACAAACAGCAAGCCTTCATAGGTTTTCTGATCAATATAAAATGATTATTGTCTGCCCGGACGGGTTTACCACGTGGTACATCAACAGTCCTTATGATAAAGGAGCAAGAGCTGAAGATTTCTTTTTTAAGGAGCTGGTACCCAAGGTTCATAAAAATTTCAATATTGACAAAAAGAATATTTTCATCAGCGGATTGAGTATGGGAGGATATGGTGCTATCCGATATTTTTTACTTCATCAGGATTATTTTAATACTGCAGGAAGTACTAGTGGTGCTTTTTCCCTGGATCCTGATATTATGAGGAATGCGAGCTTGCAATTCTTTAATACAGAAAGGATTACTGATGACCTGAACAAAATACTTGGTTCGCCGGACGAATGGAAGCAGTATAATATTTCAACACTGTTAAAAACCTATAATAAAGGAAATCCTTTTTTAATAGACTGTGGTTTGGAAGATATACTTTATCCATCTACCATTGAAATCAGGAATATTGCTGACAGCCTGAAAATTCCCATTACATTCATTTCTCAGCCGGGAAATCATAATACAAAATATTGGAGAAATTCTATTGAGCAGCATCTTGTTTTTTTCAGGCAGCATTTTAAATAA
- a CDS encoding winged helix-turn-helix transcriptional regulator: MRKETSTNAANEQFLFGICELNSAVSIISGRWKSQIIYSISEGNNRFHLLKKELPNISEQVLGRQLKELEIHKIIIKKEIPGTIPAGIEYILTNKGKDLVPILKNLCEWGKEYADGKEILICNIS, encoded by the coding sequence ATGAGAAAAGAAACTTCAACCAATGCAGCAAACGAACAGTTTTTGTTCGGAATTTGTGAACTGAATTCGGCAGTAAGTATCATCAGTGGACGTTGGAAGTCGCAGATTATTTATTCGATATCAGAGGGAAATAACAGGTTTCATCTTCTAAAGAAAGAATTGCCTAATATTTCTGAGCAGGTTTTAGGGAGACAGCTAAAGGAACTGGAAATCCATAAAATTATCATCAAAAAAGAAATCCCCGGCACCATTCCTGCCGGAATTGAATATATATTGACAAACAAAGGGAAAGATCTTGTACCAATTCTGAAAAACTTATGTGAATGGGGAAAAGAATATGCAGATGGAAAAGAAATACTGATCTGTAATATTTCTTAG
- a CDS encoding helix-turn-helix domain-containing protein — MTFGQQMLFFFSAVGAFNGLLLGIYLLSVKKLKYLPDFFLGLLLLMLSTRVGIAVCIYFYPDLPRIIPHLGLSALFFTGPALYYYVRSSFQQEQFDWKNCQKWFGILTVILGTVGLLYLVFPVTWEHYFGTFIYTVWSVFIFLTVYQYYTFSKHNHKIPNKFVLPVLISNVIIFLTYQLISTGWVQIYCAGGSLVFSFVLYANFLILFNKKYQQLPAKEAGRYSNKKISEEQADNFVSRLKRLMTTEELYKNPNLKLNDLASRMNISAHQLSQLLNDNLGKSFSTYINEYRINEACEKIENGSYLKIEEIGYEVGFNSKSTFFSTFKKIKNTTPLLYKQSQTLTEPTFQSSNL, encoded by the coding sequence ATGACTTTTGGACAACAGATGTTATTCTTCTTCAGTGCAGTAGGAGCATTCAACGGACTTCTGCTGGGGATTTATCTGCTGTCTGTAAAAAAACTGAAATATCTCCCGGATTTTTTTCTTGGGCTCCTTTTGCTGATGCTGAGCACAAGAGTAGGAATTGCTGTCTGCATTTACTTTTATCCGGATCTGCCAAGGATTATCCCGCATCTGGGATTGTCAGCCTTATTTTTTACCGGACCGGCACTCTATTATTATGTGAGATCTTCTTTTCAGCAAGAGCAGTTTGATTGGAAGAATTGCCAGAAATGGTTTGGGATACTGACTGTTATTTTAGGAACTGTTGGTTTACTGTATTTGGTTTTTCCTGTTACCTGGGAACATTATTTCGGAACCTTTATTTATACTGTTTGGTCTGTATTTATATTTCTTACGGTGTACCAATACTATACCTTTTCAAAGCATAATCATAAAATCCCAAACAAATTTGTTCTTCCGGTTCTTATCAGTAATGTGATTATCTTCCTCACGTATCAGCTGATTTCAACGGGTTGGGTGCAAATATATTGTGCAGGAGGAAGCCTTGTATTTTCATTTGTGCTGTATGCTAATTTTTTGATTTTATTCAATAAAAAATATCAGCAGCTCCCGGCAAAAGAAGCTGGGAGGTACTCCAATAAAAAGATTTCAGAAGAGCAGGCAGATAATTTTGTTTCCAGGTTAAAAAGATTGATGACCACAGAAGAACTTTATAAAAATCCTAATCTGAAACTGAATGATCTTGCTTCCCGAATGAATATTTCTGCTCATCAGCTTTCTCAGCTGCTGAACGATAATTTGGGTAAAAGCTTTTCAACCTACATTAATGAATATCGGATTAATGAAGCCTGTGAAAAAATAGAAAATGGTTCTTATTTGAAAATTGAAGAGATAGGATATGAGGTGGGGTTTAACTCTAAATCTACTTTCTTTTCAACATTCAAAAAAATCAAAAATACAACACCTCTTTTGTACAAACAGTCACAAACCCTTACTGAACCTACGTTTCAGAGTTCAAATTTATAA
- a CDS encoding TonB-dependent receptor domain-containing protein yields MIIKLWFLLLLLLLSILGKAQEISKMNVSDSLPDNKSSTTTISEVVIQSTSRRMKLNDGNLVLTVAGNKDFKTATHLLDVLRKTPGVSVEQEDGIFIGGRISPAIFINGKQIVMSSQELQAYLRSLSPEMVESIEVNANPSSKYDAEFKGIIDIRLKKNVNLGWKGNYNGNVYVNKFSYRENAFNISYHTGKATYSIQGGINDGISTYRYEALQHLANTNIMRTNTYQKDQGKVYSIQAGADFTLNEKNRLGFSLRGNSRKNDRIRNGSLYTVDNDESQTIFNTASENPIDYNQENYGITADYSFQNKQFKIDFIGNYLSVKNSQVDDFINKEASTTGILSYWKSDLLNKINIYIAQADASRKLGNADLGAGIKYSSSYTRNNIRYDTLSAGNQFSYDPIRSNIFSYKEKIWAGYVSYRQKFGNFQINAGVRLESTNSISNAMSTDSIVKRNYLEWLPSLSLNYTFNKSSEFSLSYSRKITRPAFSQLNPFRYYFSPLNYRIGNPYLQPSFTSQIKATYRYKNWITSFVIGKEKDVMARYPLYNPETNVLEYLGTNLPYRNFAIFETSFPVKITKWWSVTSQITGYYNYEFMPYLDEVFALNVYNYELRLNQVFSLPKGYTVNVFANYESRTGNSLYIIKPRYNVDISIQKSWLDNRLNTKIGFNNIFDSYEQRLEFRHKQIMDNRFTHWWDSSRLIFSLSYNFGSSDYQLKEIRKTEEENRTR; encoded by the coding sequence ATGATTATCAAATTATGGTTCTTATTGTTGCTACTATTATTATCTATTTTGGGGAAGGCACAGGAAATCTCAAAAATGAATGTTTCAGATTCTCTGCCGGATAATAAAAGTTCCACTACAACTATTTCGGAAGTTGTTATTCAATCCACTTCACGCAGGATGAAGCTCAATGACGGGAATCTGGTACTCACAGTTGCCGGAAATAAAGACTTTAAAACCGCGACTCATCTTCTTGATGTCCTTAGAAAAACTCCGGGAGTCTCTGTAGAGCAGGAAGACGGAATTTTTATTGGCGGAAGAATTTCTCCGGCCATTTTTATTAACGGGAAGCAGATTGTAATGAGCAGTCAGGAATTACAGGCATATTTAAGGTCTTTATCTCCTGAAATGGTAGAATCTATAGAGGTTAATGCCAACCCTTCTTCTAAATATGATGCAGAATTTAAAGGGATTATTGATATCAGGTTAAAAAAGAATGTTAATCTGGGCTGGAAAGGTAATTACAATGGAAATGTGTATGTGAATAAATTCAGCTACCGGGAAAATGCTTTCAATATTTCTTATCATACAGGAAAAGCCACTTACAGCATACAGGGAGGAATTAACGATGGAATTTCAACGTACCGGTATGAGGCTTTACAGCATTTGGCCAACACGAATATTATGCGAACCAATACCTATCAGAAAGATCAGGGAAAAGTTTACAGTATTCAGGCAGGAGCAGACTTTACGTTAAATGAAAAAAATAGGCTTGGCTTTAGTTTAAGGGGTAATTCAAGGAAAAATGACCGCATCCGGAACGGATCACTTTATACTGTTGATAATGATGAATCTCAAACTATCTTTAATACAGCCAGTGAAAATCCTATAGATTATAATCAGGAAAACTATGGAATAACAGCTGATTATTCCTTTCAGAATAAACAATTTAAGATTGATTTTATTGGGAATTACCTTTCCGTTAAAAACAGTCAGGTTGATGATTTTATCAATAAAGAAGCATCTACAACTGGTATTTTGTCTTATTGGAAGTCAGATCTTTTGAATAAAATTAATATCTATATTGCTCAGGCTGATGCTTCCCGGAAATTAGGAAATGCAGATTTGGGCGCCGGGATTAAATACAGCAGTTCATATACACGTAATAATATCAGGTATGATACACTATCCGCAGGTAATCAGTTTAGTTATGATCCCATACGGAGCAATATATTTTCGTATAAAGAAAAAATATGGGCAGGTTATGTAAGCTACAGGCAAAAATTTGGAAATTTTCAGATCAATGCAGGAGTAAGACTTGAAAGTACAAATAGTATATCAAATGCAATGAGTACTGATTCCATTGTCAAAAGAAATTACCTTGAGTGGTTACCTTCCTTAAGTCTTAATTACACATTCAATAAATCCAGTGAATTTTCCCTGTCTTACAGCAGAAAGATAACAAGACCAGCTTTTTCTCAGCTTAATCCTTTCCGGTACTATTTCAGTCCGTTGAACTATCGGATAGGGAATCCTTATCTGCAGCCTTCATTTACAAGCCAGATTAAAGCAACCTATCGTTATAAAAACTGGATAACAAGCTTTGTTATTGGAAAAGAAAAAGATGTAATGGCCCGTTATCCACTGTATAATCCGGAAACAAATGTTTTGGAATACCTTGGGACAAATTTGCCTTATCGGAATTTTGCAATATTTGAAACAAGCTTTCCGGTAAAAATTACGAAATGGTGGAGCGTGACCAGCCAAATAACAGGATATTATAATTATGAATTTATGCCCTATCTGGATGAGGTCTTTGCACTGAATGTCTATAATTATGAACTGAGATTAAATCAGGTATTTTCCCTTCCGAAAGGTTATACGGTGAATGTTTTTGCCAATTATGAATCCAGAACAGGAAATAGCCTTTACATCATTAAACCGAGGTATAATGTAGATATTTCAATCCAGAAATCATGGCTGGATAATAGGCTTAATACAAAAATCGGTTTCAATAATATTTTTGATTCTTATGAGCAACGCTTAGAGTTCAGGCATAAACAGATTATGGATAATCGGTTTACACATTGGTGGGACAGCAGCAGATTGATTTTTTCTCTGAGTTATAATTTTGGAAGTTCAGATTATCAGCTCAAAGAAATCCGGAAAACAGAAGAAGAAAATAGGACAAGGTAA
- a CDS encoding dimethylarginine dimethylaminohydrolase family protein, whose amino-acid sequence MRLNIKNETGRLRSVVLGQPNSLGPVPTLEESYDAKSYYSIEHNIYPKEEDIINEMNAFEAVLKKYDVEVLRPSIIKDYNQVFSRDVAFVIDDKMIISNVIADRADEQEAYKSVFEKVAWRKIINLPETAHIEGGDVIVWNDFLFIGTCFSEDYRNYKTARTNEYAIEILKEYFPKKRIIDLELKKNDKVPFEGILHLDCTFNPVGEDKCIIYKNGFVDESDYRLIIDIFGEENCFHINDEEMFEMFPNIFSISPDVVVSDKAFTRMNNHLRNEWGMTVEEIPYREISKMGGLLRCSTMPLVRD is encoded by the coding sequence ATGAGACTAAACATTAAAAACGAAACGGGGAGGCTGAGATCAGTAGTTTTGGGCCAGCCTAATTCATTGGGACCGGTTCCCACGCTAGAGGAAAGTTATGACGCCAAGTCATATTACTCAATCGAACACAATATTTATCCTAAAGAAGAGGATATTATCAATGAAATGAACGCTTTTGAAGCGGTGTTGAAAAAGTATGATGTTGAAGTACTTCGCCCAAGTATCATTAAAGATTATAATCAGGTCTTTTCAAGAGACGTAGCTTTTGTAATTGATGATAAGATGATTATTTCCAACGTAATTGCAGACAGAGCAGATGAGCAGGAAGCATACAAAAGTGTTTTTGAAAAAGTAGCCTGGAGAAAAATTATTAATCTGCCGGAAACAGCACATATTGAAGGTGGAGATGTTATTGTATGGAATGACTTCCTTTTTATCGGAACCTGCTTCAGCGAAGATTACAGAAACTATAAGACGGCAAGAACTAACGAGTATGCCATTGAAATTCTAAAAGAATATTTTCCGAAGAAAAGAATCATAGATCTTGAACTGAAGAAAAACGATAAAGTACCTTTTGAAGGAATTTTACATCTTGACTGCACTTTCAATCCAGTAGGAGAAGACAAATGCATCATCTACAAAAACGGATTCGTAGATGAAAGCGATTATCGTCTTATCATCGATATTTTCGGAGAAGAAAACTGCTTCCACATCAATGATGAAGAAATGTTTGAAATGTTCCCGAACATTTTCTCTATTTCTCCGGATGTTGTAGTTTCAGACAAAGCATTTACGAGAATGAATAACCACTTAAGAAACGAATGGGGAATGACTGTAGAAGAAATTCCTTACAGGGAAATCTCTAAAATGGGTGGACTACTGAGATGTTCTACAATGCCGCTTGTAAGAGACTAA
- the ctlX gene encoding citrulline utilization hydrolase CtlX produces MQTTDTVLMIEPIAFGYNAETAKNNYFQVEQTGSDIQSKALAEFNTFVGKLRGKGINVITIKDTLDPHTPDSIFPNNWVSFHRDGKVVLYPMFASNRRVERRDDILESIKDQGFEITEIDDWSFPETQGHFLEGTGSMIFDHDNKIAYGSVSLRLDENLFREFCAKYGFTPVVFHSYQTVGTERLPIYHTNVMMCVADKFVVICLDCIDDELEREKVIETIKNSGKEIVEISEEQMQQFAGNMLQVQNKDGEKFLVMSQTAYQSLNQEQVAAIEKYCEIIYSDLHTIEVNGGGSARCMLAEVFLPKK; encoded by the coding sequence ATGCAAACTACAGATACAGTATTAATGATAGAGCCGATTGCATTCGGTTACAACGCAGAAACTGCGAAAAACAATTATTTTCAGGTAGAACAGACGGGATCCGATATCCAGTCAAAAGCACTTGCAGAGTTCAATACCTTTGTTGGAAAGCTGAGAGGAAAAGGAATTAATGTAATTACCATAAAAGATACATTAGACCCTCATACACCGGATTCCATTTTTCCCAATAACTGGGTAAGTTTCCACAGAGACGGAAAAGTGGTTTTATACCCTATGTTCGCTTCCAACAGAAGAGTAGAAAGAAGAGATGATATTCTTGAAAGCATCAAAGACCAGGGATTTGAAATTACTGAAATTGACGACTGGTCATTTCCTGAAACCCAGGGTCATTTCCTGGAAGGAACAGGGAGCATGATCTTTGATCACGATAACAAAATTGCCTATGGTTCAGTTTCTTTAAGATTAGATGAAAACTTATTCAGAGAATTCTGTGCAAAATATGGCTTTACGCCAGTGGTTTTCCATTCTTATCAGACGGTAGGTACAGAAAGACTTCCCATTTATCATACCAATGTAATGATGTGCGTGGCAGATAAGTTTGTAGTGATCTGCCTTGATTGTATTGATGATGAGCTGGAAAGAGAAAAGGTTATTGAAACCATCAAGAATTCAGGAAAGGAAATTGTTGAAATTTCGGAAGAGCAAATGCAGCAGTTTGCAGGAAATATGCTTCAGGTTCAGAATAAGGACGGAGAAAAATTCCTTGTGATGAGCCAGACAGCTTATCAGTCATTAAATCAGGAACAGGTAGCTGCCATTGAAAAATATTGTGAAATTATTTATTCCGATCTGCATACGATTGAAGTAAACGGAGGAGGAAGCGCAAGATGTATGCTTGCAGAAGTTTTTCTTCCAAAAAAATAA
- a CDS encoding discoidin domain-containing protein, with the protein MRQYLLSLTIFLGIIVGAQQKTFCNPINIDYGYTPFEVFSKQGKHRATADPVIVNFKNKLFLFSTNQEGYWYSDDMLDWKFVKRKFLRDNKYIHDLNAPAVWAMKDTLYVYGSTWEQDFPIWKSTNPTKDDWKIAVDTLKVGAWDPAFHYDEDKNKLYLYWGSSNEWPLLGTEVKVKNLQSEGFVKPIIKLKPEDHGWERFGEYNDNVFLQPFVEGAWMTKHNGKYYMQYGAPATEFSGYSDGVYVSKNPLEGFEYQQHNPFSYKPGGFARGAGHGATFEDNYKNWWHVSTIFISTKNNFERRLGIWPAGFDKDDVMYCNTAYGDYPTYLPQYAQGKDFTKGLFAGWMLLNYNKPVQVSSTLGSYQPNYAVDEDIKTYWSAKTGNSGEWFQTDLGEVSTINAIQINYADQDAEFMGKTIGKMHQYKIYGSNDGKKWNVIVDKSKNTKDVPHDYVELEHPAKARFLKMENLKMPTGKFALSGFRVFGKGSGKQPAKVENFVPLRADPKKYGERRSIWMKWQQNPEADGYVIYWGKSPDKMYGSIMVYGKNEYFFTGADRTDAYYFQIEAFNSNGVSERTDVVKSE; encoded by the coding sequence ATGAGACAATATCTTCTGTCATTAACTATTTTCCTTGGGATCATTGTAGGAGCTCAGCAGAAAACTTTTTGTAATCCTATTAATATTGATTACGGTTATACTCCTTTTGAAGTTTTTTCAAAACAGGGAAAACACCGTGCTACAGCCGATCCTGTAATTGTTAATTTTAAGAATAAGCTGTTTCTTTTTTCTACCAATCAGGAAGGATACTGGTATAGTGATGATATGCTGGACTGGAAGTTTGTTAAAAGAAAATTCCTGAGGGATAATAAATACATTCACGACCTTAATGCCCCGGCTGTATGGGCTATGAAAGACACACTCTATGTATATGGCTCCACCTGGGAACAGGATTTTCCGATCTGGAAAAGCACAAATCCTACTAAAGATGACTGGAAAATTGCAGTGGATACTTTAAAAGTAGGAGCGTGGGATCCTGCCTTCCATTATGATGAAGACAAAAATAAATTATACCTGTATTGGGGTTCAAGTAATGAGTGGCCGTTGCTGGGAACAGAAGTGAAGGTGAAGAATCTCCAGTCCGAAGGTTTTGTAAAACCTATTATTAAACTGAAGCCTGAGGACCATGGTTGGGAACGTTTCGGGGAGTATAATGATAATGTTTTTCTTCAGCCCTTTGTGGAAGGTGCATGGATGACAAAACACAATGGGAAGTACTATATGCAGTATGGCGCTCCGGCAACAGAATTCAGTGGATATTCCGATGGGGTATATGTAAGCAAAAATCCTCTGGAAGGCTTCGAATACCAGCAGCATAATCCATTCTCTTATAAACCGGGAGGTTTTGCAAGGGGCGCAGGCCACGGAGCTACCTTTGAAGATAATTATAAAAACTGGTGGCACGTTTCCACCATCTTTATTTCTACCAAAAATAATTTTGAAAGAAGACTGGGAATATGGCCGGCAGGTTTTGATAAAGATGATGTGATGTATTGTAATACGGCCTATGGTGATTATCCTACCTACCTTCCGCAATATGCCCAGGGAAAAGATTTTACAAAAGGTCTTTTTGCAGGATGGATGCTATTGAATTATAATAAACCGGTTCAGGTTTCATCTACTTTAGGCAGCTATCAGCCTAATTATGCTGTAGATGAAGATATCAAGACCTATTGGAGTGCTAAAACAGGAAATTCAGGAGAATGGTTCCAGACTGATCTTGGTGAAGTTTCCACCATCAATGCTATTCAGATCAATTATGCAGATCAGGATGCTGAATTTATGGGAAAAACAATAGGAAAGATGCACCAATATAAAATCTATGGTTCTAATGATGGGAAGAAATGGAATGTAATTGTGGACAAAAGTAAGAATACTAAAGATGTTCCTCACGATTATGTTGAACTTGAGCACCCTGCAAAAGCCCGTTTCCTTAAAATGGAAAATCTGAAGATGCCTACCGGAAAATTTGCATTAAGCGGTTTCAGGGTATTTGGAAAGGGATCTGGAAAACAGCCAGCCAAGGTAGAAAACTTTGTTCCTTTAAGGGCTGATCCTAAAAAATATGGAGAAAGAAGAAGTATCTGGATGAAATGGCAGCAGAATCCCGAAGCAGACGGCTATGTAATCTATTGGGGAAAATCTCCTGATAAAATGTATGGAAGTATTATGGTATACGGAAAGAATGAGTATTTCTTTACAGGAGCAGACAGAACAGATGCTTATTATTTTCAGATTGAAGCCTTCAATTCCAATGGAGTTTCAGAAAGAACAGATGTTGTAAAATCAGAATAA
- a CDS encoding alpha/beta hydrolase produces the protein MKKSLISIISLIFLLFTACKENKISLGNNISFNKEENLHYGNNPQQVIDLYMPDKTPSEEKEIFIIIHGGGWRGGNKSQLTFFTLSLMQRFPDHVFVNMNYRLASVVQYAIPNQTDDIKSVITYLKKRLNYQPKLILMGNSAGAHLSMLYAYHFDADKNVKAVINIVGPADLSDKSFKSYEEYSFVKKHLVDAKILPAKTSAINFASPVHWINTASSPTLSYYGKTDRVVPLSQSKILDSVLSKNNVIHESYEFNGGHLDWDKQPNNVLLIDRIEAFLKKADKK, from the coding sequence ATGAAAAAGAGTTTAATATCTATCATCAGTCTTATTTTCTTACTATTCACAGCCTGTAAAGAGAATAAGATCAGCCTCGGAAACAATATCAGCTTTAATAAAGAGGAAAATCTTCATTATGGGAACAATCCGCAACAAGTGATAGACCTTTATATGCCCGATAAAACACCATCTGAGGAAAAAGAAATTTTCATTATTATTCATGGCGGTGGCTGGCGCGGCGGAAATAAATCTCAACTTACTTTCTTCACGCTTTCTCTGATGCAAAGGTTTCCGGATCATGTTTTTGTCAACATGAATTACAGGCTGGCCTCTGTTGTACAGTATGCCATTCCCAACCAGACAGATGATATTAAAAGCGTCATTACCTATCTGAAGAAGAGGCTAAACTATCAGCCTAAGCTTATTCTTATGGGAAACAGTGCCGGCGCCCATTTATCTATGCTTTATGCTTATCATTTTGATGCTGATAAAAACGTAAAGGCAGTTATCAATATTGTAGGTCCTGCTGACCTTTCAGATAAAAGCTTCAAAAGTTATGAAGAATATTCTTTTGTAAAAAAGCACCTGGTTGATGCTAAAATACTTCCTGCAAAGACCTCAGCTATTAATTTTGCCAGCCCTGTTCATTGGATTAATACAGCCTCTTCCCCTACACTTTCTTACTATGGAAAAACAGACCGTGTGGTTCCTTTAAGCCAAAGTAAGATTCTGGATTCTGTTTTGAGTAAAAATAATGTTATTCATGAGTCTTATGAATTCAATGGCGGTCATCTGGACTGGGATAAGCAACCTAACAATGTCCTACTTATTGATAGAATTGAAGCTTTTCTTAAAAAGGCAGATAAAAAATAA